Genomic window (Shewanella psychropiezotolerans):
CTCACCTGTGAGGTCTGCTTTGTTACGCACCACTGTGATACCGAGCCTATTAGGTAGACGATCGATAAAGTCTGGCCAGATCTCGTGCGGATCGACGGCGTCTGTGGTGGTGCCATCGACCATAAATAGCACTTGATCGGCTGTTTCAATTTCGGCCCAGGCGCGCTCTATGCCGATCTTCTCGACGGTATCGGCCGTTTCACGCAGGCCTGCTGTGTCTATTATGTGCAATGGCATGCCATCTAGATGGATATGTTCGCGCAGTACGTCACGAGTGGTGCCAGCTACTTCGGTGACGATGGCAGATTCTTTGCCTGCGAGGGCATTCAATAAGCTGGATTTACCGGCATTGGGTCGACCGGCAATGACGACCTTCATGCCTTCACGGATAATCGAACCTTGCTTGGCGCTGGCCTTGACCGAGTCCAGTCTGGTGATGATCTTGTTGAGTGATCCAGCTATTTTACCGTCAGAGAGGAAGTCTACCTCTTCATCGGGGAAATCTATGGCTGCCTCGACGTATAGGCGCAAGTTAGTGACCTGTTCGACCAATGCATGTACTTCTGCCGAAAATTCGCCCTGGAGTGAGTTCAGGGCGCTCTTAGCGGCTTGTTCGCTGGTGGCATCGATAAGATCGGCGATGGCTTCGGCCTGGGTGAGATCTAACTTGTCATTCATGAAGGCTTGTTCGCTGAATTCACCAGGCCTGGCGATGCGAATGCCCTTGGTTTCCATCACGCGCTTGATCAGCATATCCAGCACTATCTGGCCACCATGGCCCTGTAGCTCGAGTATATCTTCACCGGTAAAGGAGTTGGGTCCCTTAAAGTAGAGGGCGATACCTTGATCGATCACTTCACCCTCGGCAGTTTTAAAATCACAGTAATCTGCATAACGTGTCTTGGGTATATGTCCAAGCATGGCCATAGCGACTTCGCTGGCCTGATCGCCGGAGATACGTATGATACCCACACCGCCACGGCCTGGGGCAGTGGCTTGTGCCACGATAGTATCTGCTGTCATTACTGTGATTCCTAAGCTAAATAAGAGGGGGGTAAAACTGAAAGACTCAGTCTCTCATAAAAAGAAAAAGCGGTTAATACCTAAGTATTAAACCGCTTTTCAATTGACGCTTGTTTGGTCTCAGACTTATTTTAAGCCTTTCTTCGCCAGACCTGCGTAGATGATCTTCTGCTGCGT
Coding sequences:
- the mnmE gene encoding tRNA uridine-5-carboxymethylaminomethyl(34) synthesis GTPase MnmE yields the protein MTADTIVAQATAPGRGGVGIIRISGDQASEVAMAMLGHIPKTRYADYCDFKTAEGEVIDQGIALYFKGPNSFTGEDILELQGHGGQIVLDMLIKRVMETKGIRIARPGEFSEQAFMNDKLDLTQAEAIADLIDATSEQAAKSALNSLQGEFSAEVHALVEQVTNLRLYVEAAIDFPDEEVDFLSDGKIAGSLNKIITRLDSVKASAKQGSIIREGMKVVIAGRPNAGKSSLLNALAGKESAIVTEVAGTTRDVLREHIHLDGMPLHIIDTAGLRETADTVEKIGIERAWAEIETADQVLFMVDGTTTDAVDPHEIWPDFIDRLPNRLGITVVRNKADLTGESLALTEDHGHPVFRISAKTGLGIEELKQHLKSLMGYQSNLEGGFIARRRHLEALDLASSHLMLGKEQLEVYLAGELLAEELRMTQLALSEITGKFTSDDLLGKIFSSFCIGK